Proteins from one Candida orthopsilosis Co 90-125, chromosome 2 draft sequence genomic window:
- a CDS encoding Hol4 ion transporter, protein MKTTAPRKPKSSLGIKEPGATTVTGTIVMLDDPNEDDDVNSMKKSTTGVILNPQPHDSPNDPLNWSVWKRDLCLLIIGFASFLGGGQSPLLAAGLGSLAIEFDKPLTTISYLVGGFMLSLGVGSVIASPTAVLYGKRLVYIAGTFIFAMGAVWGGAANSFGNLMGARVLTGIGASPTECLPSSTIAEIYFAHERAYRVGLYTMLMLGGKNIIPLLSALVFQYLDRHWLFWILAMFLGFTTIMIFLFVPDTFWDRTPTPSKRSIAETEAAQNVKSYHPPSQRPNAFALQNNRQQPSSQDIHSLSSSIADYTSQGVTEKPVAITESTQPPVEYEKNSYWKDVRIYQGRFTKDSWWMVALRPFVLYTYPHVLFGSFIYSLAVVWLIVISETIAEIFRNPPYGYSQQTVGLFYISPFVGGIIGSLSCGLISDRLSRYFVARNRGIYEPEYRLIMIIPSTLLITIGLMGYGWSSTVEDPWIAPVIFFGAMSCGSSMASTTAITFSVDSYKMFASETLVSFNFLKNLLGFCFSLFNNKYAAKQGYKSAYVTYGGIQLFVSLFAIPLYIYGKKVRNWTDEKELMRSLYHEDNVPPSVYSKSKYDDDESISNISSEERARSMHEET, encoded by the coding sequence ACAACTGTCACTGGTACTATTGTAATGCTTGATGATCCAAATGAAGACGATGATGTTAATTCTATGAAGAAATCAACCACTGGTGTCATTTTAAACCCTCAACCTCATGACTCACCCAACGATCCTTTGAACTGGTCTGTATGGAAACGTGATTTATGCTTGTTGATTATTGGATTTGCCAGTTTTCTAGGTGGTGGTCAGTCGCCATTATTGGCAGCAGGTTTAGGCTCATTGGCTATCGAATTTGACAAGCCATTAACGACAATTTCCTACTTGGTTGGTGGGTTTATGTTGTCATTGGGAGTTGGGTCTGTCATTGCTAGTCCTACTGCCGTCCTTTATGGGAAGAGGTTGGTGTATATAGCTGGTACTTTTATCTTTGCAATGGGAGCTGTATGGGGAGGCGCAGCTAACAGTTTTGGAAACTTGATGGGCGCAAGAGTACTAACTGGTATTGGTGCCTCTCCAACTGAATGTTTGCCCAGTTCTACAATTGCTGAGATCTATTTTGCTCATGAAAGAGCATACAGAGTTGGACTTTATacgatgttgatgttgggTGGGAAAAATATTATCCCTCTTTTATCAGCTTTGGtatttcaatatttggaCAGACATTGGTtattttggattttggCCATGTTTTTAGGCTTTACCACCATTatgattttcttgtttgttcCTGATACGTTTTGGGATAGGACTCCAACACCTTCCAAAAGATCAATAGCTGAAACTGAAGCAGCACAAAATGTTAAATCATATCATCCACCTTCTCAAAGACCAAACGCATTTGCATTGCAAAACAACCGTCAGCAACCCAGCTCACAAGATATACATAGTCTTTCGTCGTCGATTGCTGACTACACATCTCAAGGTGTAACGGAAAAACCAGTCGCTATAACCGAATCGACTCAACCACCAGTTGAATATGAAAAGAATAGCTATTGGAAAGATGTAAGAATTTATCAAGGTCGTTTCACTAAAGATAGTTGGTGGATGGTGGCCTTGAGACCATTTGTTTTGTACACATACCCCCATGTCCTATTTGGATCTTTTATCTATTCATTGGCTGTTGTTTGGCTTATTGTGATTTCAGAAACAATTGCCGAAATTTTCAGAAACCCACCCTATGGTTACAGTCAGCAAACTGTTGGTCTTTTCTATATATCGCCATTTGTAGGTGGAATTATTGGATCTTTATCTTGTGGATTGATTTCAGATAGATTGAGTCGATACTTTGTTGCTAGAAACAGAGGTATTTATGAACCAGAGTATAGGTTGATTATGATTATCCCATCTACATTGCTCATAACTATTGGTTTAATGGGTTATGGTTGGTCATCAACAGTGGAAGATCCATGGATTGCCCCCGTAATATTTTTTGGCGCCATGTCTTGTGGCTCATCAATGGCATCAACTACAGCTATCACATTTTCGGTCGATTCATACAAGATGTTTGCATCAGAAACTTTGGtttcttttaattttcTTAAAAACTTGCTTgggttttgtttttcattgtttaatAATAAATATGCTGCTAAACAAGGTTATAAATCGGCCTATGTTACCTATGGAGGTATTCAATTATTTGTTAGTTTGTTTGCTATACCGTTGTACATTTATGGTAAAAAAGTGAGAAACTGGACCGATGAGAAGGAGTTGATGAGAAGCTTGTATCATGAAGATAACGTACCACCTAGTGTGTATTCAAAGAGCaaatatgatgatgacgagtCTATTAGTAACATTTCAAGTGAAGAGCGTGCCAGGAGTATGCATGAGGAAACTTAG